In a single window of the Elaeis guineensis isolate ETL-2024a chromosome 4, EG11, whole genome shotgun sequence genome:
- the LOC105043854 gene encoding 3-hydroxyisobutyryl-CoA hydrolase 1 isoform X2, whose translation MASAQDTNGDGTDLVLVEEYGFTRILALNRPRQLNALSFPMGNGRAFCAGGDVAAVAHSITEGHWTFGANFFRNEFTLNYIIATYSKPQVSILHSIVMGGGAGVSIHGKFRVATEKTVFAMPETALGLFPDIGASYFLSRLPGFFGEYVGLTGVRLDGPEMLACGLATHFVPSMKLALLEESLTRVDTSDPNVICAIIDQFSQQAPVKESSAYNRLDLIEKCFSKRTVEEILSALEQEAENGAIEWITAAIQSLKKASPISLKISLRSIREGRLQGLDQCLIREYRMCCHVLRKEVSKDFFEGCRAILVDKDRNPKWEPSRLDLIDDKMVDRYFSKVDDWEDLKLPTRRGSAAASISKL comes from the exons ATGGCATCCGCCCAAGATACGAACGGTGACGGCACTGATCTG GTTCTGGTAGAAGAATATGGGTTTACAAGGATATTAGCTCTGAACAGGCCTCGGCAATTGAATGCCCTCTCTTTTCCAATG GGAAATGGAAGAGCATTTTGTGCTGGAGGAGATGTTGCTGCAGTTGCCCATTCAATAACTGAAG GTCATTGGACTTTTGGTGCAAACTTTTTCCGGAATGAGTTTACCTTGAATTATATAATTGCAACTTACAGCAAACCTCAG GTTTCCATTCTTCATTCAATTGTCATGGGAGGTGGGGCGGGTGTTTCCATACATGGGAAATTTCGAGTTGCCACAGAGAAAACG GTTTTTGCAATGCCAGAAACAGCATTGGGGTTGTTTCCAGATATAGGTGCTTCTTATTTTTTGTCAAGGCTTCCTGGATTCTTTG ggGAATATGTTGGTTTGACTGGTGTTAGGCTGGATGGCCCTGAAATGCTTGCATGTGGCCTTGCTACTCACTTTGTCCCTTCGATG AAATTGGCTTTGCTGGAAGAATCACTTACTAGGGTGGATACTTCTGATCCTAATGTCATTTGTGCAATCATTGATCAGTTCTCGCAGCAAGCGCCAGTGAAAGAAAGTAGTGCTTATAATAG GTTGGATTTAATTGAGAAGTGCTTCTCTAAAAGGACAGTTGAAGAAATTTTATCTGCTCTT GAACAAGAGGCTGAAAATGGAGCTATTGAATGGATCACGGCTGCAATTCAGTCATTGAAGAAGGCATCACCTATCAGTCTGAAAATCTCTCTCAGATCG ATCAGAGAAGGGAGGCTGCAAGGACTTGATCAATGCCTCATCCGAGAATACAGAATGTGTTGTCATGTTTTGCGTAAAGAAGTCAGCAAGGATTTCTTTGAG GGTTGTAGGGCTATATTGGTGGATAAAGACAGAAACCCAAAG TGGGAGCCCTCCagactggatctaatagatgacAAAATGGTTGATCGGTATTTTTCCAAGGTTGATGACTGGGAAGACTTGAAACTTCCTACAAGACGTGGCTCAGCTGCAGCATCCATATCAAAACTTTAA
- the LOC105043854 gene encoding 3-hydroxyisobutyryl-CoA hydrolase 1 isoform X1 encodes MASAQDTNGDGTDLVLVEEYGFTRILALNRPRQLNALSFPMIMRLLKLFVAYEGDPKVKLLIMKGNGRAFCAGGDVAAVAHSITEGHWTFGANFFRNEFTLNYIIATYSKPQVSILHSIVMGGGAGVSIHGKFRVATEKTVFAMPETALGLFPDIGASYFLSRLPGFFGEYVGLTGVRLDGPEMLACGLATHFVPSMKLALLEESLTRVDTSDPNVICAIIDQFSQQAPVKESSAYNRLDLIEKCFSKRTVEEILSALEQEAENGAIEWITAAIQSLKKASPISLKISLRSIREGRLQGLDQCLIREYRMCCHVLRKEVSKDFFEGCRAILVDKDRNPKWEPSRLDLIDDKMVDRYFSKVDDWEDLKLPTRRGSAAASISKL; translated from the exons ATGGCATCCGCCCAAGATACGAACGGTGACGGCACTGATCTG GTTCTGGTAGAAGAATATGGGTTTACAAGGATATTAGCTCTGAACAGGCCTCGGCAATTGAATGCCCTCTCTTTTCCAATG ATTATGCGACTGCTGAAGCTTTTCGTTGCTTATGAGGGTGATCCTAAAGTCAAGTTATTGATAATGAAG GGAAATGGAAGAGCATTTTGTGCTGGAGGAGATGTTGCTGCAGTTGCCCATTCAATAACTGAAG GTCATTGGACTTTTGGTGCAAACTTTTTCCGGAATGAGTTTACCTTGAATTATATAATTGCAACTTACAGCAAACCTCAG GTTTCCATTCTTCATTCAATTGTCATGGGAGGTGGGGCGGGTGTTTCCATACATGGGAAATTTCGAGTTGCCACAGAGAAAACG GTTTTTGCAATGCCAGAAACAGCATTGGGGTTGTTTCCAGATATAGGTGCTTCTTATTTTTTGTCAAGGCTTCCTGGATTCTTTG ggGAATATGTTGGTTTGACTGGTGTTAGGCTGGATGGCCCTGAAATGCTTGCATGTGGCCTTGCTACTCACTTTGTCCCTTCGATG AAATTGGCTTTGCTGGAAGAATCACTTACTAGGGTGGATACTTCTGATCCTAATGTCATTTGTGCAATCATTGATCAGTTCTCGCAGCAAGCGCCAGTGAAAGAAAGTAGTGCTTATAATAG GTTGGATTTAATTGAGAAGTGCTTCTCTAAAAGGACAGTTGAAGAAATTTTATCTGCTCTT GAACAAGAGGCTGAAAATGGAGCTATTGAATGGATCACGGCTGCAATTCAGTCATTGAAGAAGGCATCACCTATCAGTCTGAAAATCTCTCTCAGATCG ATCAGAGAAGGGAGGCTGCAAGGACTTGATCAATGCCTCATCCGAGAATACAGAATGTGTTGTCATGTTTTGCGTAAAGAAGTCAGCAAGGATTTCTTTGAG GGTTGTAGGGCTATATTGGTGGATAAAGACAGAAACCCAAAG TGGGAGCCCTCCagactggatctaatagatgacAAAATGGTTGATCGGTATTTTTCCAAGGTTGATGACTGGGAAGACTTGAAACTTCCTACAAGACGTGGCTCAGCTGCAGCATCCATATCAAAACTTTAA
- the LOC105043854 gene encoding 3-hydroxyisobutyryl-CoA hydrolase 1 isoform X3, whose protein sequence is MLGNGRAFCAGGDVAAVAHSITEGHWTFGANFFRNEFTLNYIIATYSKPQVSILHSIVMGGGAGVSIHGKFRVATEKTVFAMPETALGLFPDIGASYFLSRLPGFFGEYVGLTGVRLDGPEMLACGLATHFVPSMKLALLEESLTRVDTSDPNVICAIIDQFSQQAPVKESSAYNRLDLIEKCFSKRTVEEILSALEQEAENGAIEWITAAIQSLKKASPISLKISLRSIREGRLQGLDQCLIREYRMCCHVLRKEVSKDFFEGCRAILVDKDRNPKWEPSRLDLIDDKMVDRYFSKVDDWEDLKLPTRRGSAAASISKL, encoded by the exons ATGttg GGAAATGGAAGAGCATTTTGTGCTGGAGGAGATGTTGCTGCAGTTGCCCATTCAATAACTGAAG GTCATTGGACTTTTGGTGCAAACTTTTTCCGGAATGAGTTTACCTTGAATTATATAATTGCAACTTACAGCAAACCTCAG GTTTCCATTCTTCATTCAATTGTCATGGGAGGTGGGGCGGGTGTTTCCATACATGGGAAATTTCGAGTTGCCACAGAGAAAACG GTTTTTGCAATGCCAGAAACAGCATTGGGGTTGTTTCCAGATATAGGTGCTTCTTATTTTTTGTCAAGGCTTCCTGGATTCTTTG ggGAATATGTTGGTTTGACTGGTGTTAGGCTGGATGGCCCTGAAATGCTTGCATGTGGCCTTGCTACTCACTTTGTCCCTTCGATG AAATTGGCTTTGCTGGAAGAATCACTTACTAGGGTGGATACTTCTGATCCTAATGTCATTTGTGCAATCATTGATCAGTTCTCGCAGCAAGCGCCAGTGAAAGAAAGTAGTGCTTATAATAG GTTGGATTTAATTGAGAAGTGCTTCTCTAAAAGGACAGTTGAAGAAATTTTATCTGCTCTT GAACAAGAGGCTGAAAATGGAGCTATTGAATGGATCACGGCTGCAATTCAGTCATTGAAGAAGGCATCACCTATCAGTCTGAAAATCTCTCTCAGATCG ATCAGAGAAGGGAGGCTGCAAGGACTTGATCAATGCCTCATCCGAGAATACAGAATGTGTTGTCATGTTTTGCGTAAAGAAGTCAGCAAGGATTTCTTTGAG GGTTGTAGGGCTATATTGGTGGATAAAGACAGAAACCCAAAG TGGGAGCCCTCCagactggatctaatagatgacAAAATGGTTGATCGGTATTTTTCCAAGGTTGATGACTGGGAAGACTTGAAACTTCCTACAAGACGTGGCTCAGCTGCAGCATCCATATCAAAACTTTAA